A genomic window from Pecten maximus chromosome 2, xPecMax1.1, whole genome shotgun sequence includes:
- the LOC117322438 gene encoding nascent polypeptide-associated complex subunit alpha-like produces the protein MPTEAVERPMEDLKPDEGSASGTESDSSDSMPDLEEGDAAQQSQLAAAAGITEELTSKAKQSRSEKKARKAMSKLGLKQVQSVTRVTIRKSKNILFVINRPDVYKSPASDTYIVFGEAKIEDLSQQAQMQAAEKFKTPENPMSLGGESPSTIAEPIQEESEEEGEVDESGVEAKDIELVMSQANVSRSKAVKALKNNNNDIVNAIMELTM, from the exons ATGCCAACTGAAGCCGTAGAGAGACCAATGGAAGACCTGAAGCCTGATGAGGGCTCAGCCTCCGGTACAGAATCTGACAGCAGTGATTCAATGCCAGATTTGGAAGAAGGGGATGCTGCGCAACAGAGCCAG CTTGCAGCAGCAGCAGGGATCACAGAAGAGCTAACGAGCAAAGCAAAACAAAGTCGCAGTGAAAAGAAAGCTAGGAAAGCTATGTCTAAATTAG GTTTGAAGCAAGTACAAAGTGTAACACGAGTAACAATAAGAAAGtccaaaaacattttatttgtaatcAACCGACCAGATGTATACAAAAGTCCAGCATCAGACACCTACATCGTGTTCGGTGAAGCAAAG ATTGAAGATCTGAGTCAACAAGCCCAGATGCAGGCTGCAGAGAAATTCAAGACACCTGAAAACCCCATGAGTCTGGGTGGAGAAAGTCCAAGCACCATTGCTGAGCCTATCCAGGAGGAATCCGAAGAGGAGGGCGAG GTTGATGAGAGCGGTGTGGAAGCCAAGGATATTGAACTCGTTATGTCCCAAGCCAATGTATCAAGATCTAAAGCTGTCAAGGCActtaaga